The Bacillus sp. FJAT-27916 genomic interval AAGCTAGGAAAGAAAAACCACGGAAAAGGCGTCAAGGTTGAGCTTAGTGAAGATGGCATTAAAATAGATGTGTATTGCCTGGTGAAATTCGGAATCTCCATCCCGAAAGTTGCGCAGGAAGCACAGGATAATATCCGCCAAACGTTACTTAATATGACTGCGCTCGATGCGAATGAAGTAAACATTCACATTGTCGGCGTACAATTTGAGACAGCAAAAGCTGAACCTGAAGTAGAAGAACAGCATTAAGAACATCCATAAGAGACCATGGCCCTTTTTATAGGGTCCTGGTCTCTTATTGTATGTATACGGATGAACGGAGGCGGGAATACTTCATGCGGAGATTCTGTCGTCCATGAGAAAAGAATTTGATGCAGCAATTTCCAAAAAGATGACCGCACACTACCTTTCAAGGGCTTGATGTGTTATTATCTTCATATATGAAATGAAGTGCGAGCAGATGCTTCGTA includes:
- a CDS encoding Asp23/Gls24 family envelope stress response protein, with protein sequence MSENHALEMDGYDGGLGKVEIAPEVIEVIAGLAASEVEGIAQMRGNFASGVVEKLGKKNHGKGVKVELSEDGIKIDVYCLVKFGISIPKVAQEAQDNIRQTLLNMTALDANEVNIHIVGVQFETAKAEPEVEEQH